A window of the Arachis duranensis cultivar V14167 chromosome 5, aradu.V14167.gnm2.J7QH, whole genome shotgun sequence genome harbors these coding sequences:
- the LOC107490948 gene encoding uncharacterized protein LOC107490948, translating to MGSGAELRSRAATRSRHHLALGIPQKLLEGLKIGEKPTSEHRSSLLQITNIVPAELDENSRFPKHGFYIKLFDSSHSIYAALPSDQHDFVLSNKMQLGQFIYVDRLKLGSPVSIVRDAKPLSERHPLVGTPEPLMGLRERGSHRKKISAFIPRRGSWKTVSSPMVVKLVNLDFDQCTPVKESVVRSVSSFISPLVRVRAGGGGGGYGGGAIMKGDTTEMLVVAMATEKKM from the exons ATGGGTTCAGGGGCAGAATT GAGGAGCAGAGCCGCCACGAGGAGCCGCCATCACCTGGCACTTGGAATCCCCCAGAAGCTTCTAGAAGGCCTGAAAATAGGCGAAAAGCCGACGAGCGAACACCGTAGCTCCCTCCTACAAATAACCAACATAGTCCCTGCAGAGCTTGACGAGAATAGCCGCTTCCCCAAACACGGCTTCTACATCAAGCTGTTTGATTCCTCACACTCCATTTACGCCGCACTTCCTTCTGACCAACACGACTTCGTTTTGAGCAACAAGATGCAGCTCGGCCAGTTCATCTACGTTGACAGGCTGAAACTCGGTTCGCCCGTTTCCATTGTTCGGGATGCCAAACCGCTTTCTGAAAGACACCCTCTTGTTGGAACTCCTGAGCCTTTGATGGGTTTAAGAGAGAGGGGTTCACACAGAAAGAAAATTTCTGCTTTTATCCCAAGACGAGGCTCTTGGAAAACTGTGTCCTCTCCCATGGTTGTTAAGCTTGTGAACTTGGATTTTGACCAGTGTACCCCTGTTAAGGAATCTGTGGTCAGGAGTGTCAGTTCTTTTATCTCGCCGTTGGTTAGAGTCAGGGCTGGTGGAGGTGGTGGTGGATACGGAGGCGGGGCCATCATGAAGGGAGATACAACAGAAATGCTCGTAGTGGCAATGGCTACGGAGAAAAAaatgtga
- the LOC107491360 gene encoding protein EDS1L isoform X2 gives MSLFNFRNCCYGDSKASGVDKDLPQSHEDSLLGLRVDLIKKACALAFKAHKSPKKYYLLEKKNRSWLEADLIIISFHGSWASSDWFVDKSYGVTKINQQLFPSLKSIGNDEAALVNEAFQLRFESILSNSSLKHEVKEAMTKGKQLMFTGHSSGAAMAILATLWVLEEYLTNNNKNKNHKLPQCITFGSPLIGNHIFSHATRRENWSHHFTHFITTLDIMPRILFAPFHSIQPIFSSILQLFNPKSKSSGTDSETDRVISEFYSTVMRNTATVTSYVISNLMDDTNLLLETLPNLVDLSPYRPFGNFIFCAADRPPVVVRNSDVVLQLLFYTARINDMSEVSDVSKKSIMQHLRYEVELQQSFEISNVVYLDQLEELSLAADGSNRLTVSTALDSFGLDTIARLRLRAAGEWQKQKYKNEEKVNREFNEKAAATMKHLKDYKETCEISYYDAFKVHKDERDFKANVKRLELAGVWDHIMEMLKKYELPDEFESKAEWIERGTMYRTLVEPLDVANYYRHFKDKDGGPYMDKGSRPKRYRYLQRWLEHAGRMKSEDDYSESCFWAELEEIWKEINDNNGSFEDVKERVLKLETRIKEWFEKGKLDKDVLFEGSTLVNWWKALPPNHKKESPIRSLVEMSQGINMQ, from the exons atgtccCTTTTTAATTTTCGGAATTGTTGCTATGGAGACTCCAAAGCTTCTGGGGTGGACAAGGATCTCCCTCAATCACATGAAGATTCCCTATTGGGATTGAGAGTGGATTTAATCAAGAAAGCGTGTGCTTTGGCATTCAAAGCTCACAAATCTCCAAAGAAGTATTATCTTCTTGAAAAGAAGAACAGGAGTTGGTTGGAAGCTGACCTTATTATTATCAGCTTTCATGGATCATGGGCTTCAAGTGATTGGTTCGTTGACAAATCTTACGGGGTAACAAAGATAAACCAGCAATTGTTTCCTTCACTTAAAAGTATTGGCAATGATGAAGCTGCCTTGGTGAATGAAGCTTTTCAGCTGAGATTCGAATCAATTTTAAGCAATTCATCTCTTAAACATGAG GTGAAAGAAGCTATGACAAAAGGGAAGCAGTTAATGTTTACAGGGCACTCTTCTGGTGCTGCAATGGCCATTCTTGCAACACTGTGGGTCTTGGAAGAGTACCTAACTaacaataacaagaacaaaaacCACAAGCTTCCCCAATGTATAACTTTTGGGTCTCCCTTAATTGGCAATCACATATTCTCTCATGCCACAAGGAGGGAAAATTGGTCTCACCACTTCACACATTTTATTACCACTTTGGACATAATGCCACGGATTTTGTTTGCTCCTTTCCATTCTATTCAGCCAATTTTCAGCTCAATTCTCCAACTCTTCAATCCAAAGTCCAAATCTTCTGGCACCGATTCGGAAACAGACCGTGTGATTTCTGAATTTTACTCAACTGTGATGAGAAACACAGCAACAGTTACAAGCTATGTTATCTCGAATCTCATGGATGACACAAATTTGCTACTTGAGACTCTACCCAATCTCGTTGATTTAAGTCCTTATCGACCCTTTGGAAACTTCATTTTCTGTGCCGCAGATCGACCACCGGTTGTGGTAAGAAATTCAGATGTTGTCTTGCAACTTTTATTCTACACTGCTCGGATAAACGACATGTCAGAAGTTTCTGATGTTTCCAAGAAAAGCATAATGCAACATTTGAGGTATGAGGTTGAATTGCAGCAAAGTTTCGAAATTTCGAATGTAGTGTACTTGGATCAACTGGAGGAGCTTTCTTTGGCTGCTGATGGTTCTAACAGATTAACAGTTAGCACAGCCTTGGACAGTTTTGGACTG GACACAATAGCAAGATTGCGCCTTCGAGCAGCTGGCGAGTGGCAGAAACAGAAATACAAAAATGAAGAGAAAGTCAACAGGGAATTTAATGAGAAAGCCGCGGCAACCATGAAGCATTTGAAAGACTACAAAGAAACATGTGAGATAAGTTACTATGATGCCTTCAAGGTGCACAAGGATGAAAGAGACTTCAAAGCAAATGTGAAGAGGCTTGAATTGGCAGGCGTGTGGGATCATATCATGGAGATGCTAAAAAAGTATGAACTCCCCGATGAGTTTGAAAGCAAAGCAGAATGGATTGAGCGCGGTACAATGTACCGCACTCTGGTGGAGCCTCTTGATGTTGCGAATTACTATCGCCATTTTAAGGACAAAGATGGAGGACCATACATGGACAAGGGAAGTAGGCCAAAGAGATATAGGTACTTACAAAGGTGGCTTGAGCATGCAGGGAGAATGAAGAGTGAAGATGATTACTCCGAGTCATGCTTTTGGGCTGAGTTGGAGgaaatatggaaagaaattaatgACAACAATGGTTCATTTGAAGATGTTAAGGAAAGGGTTTTGAAACTTGAGACTCGCATAAAGGAATGGTTTGAGAAAGGGAAATTGGATAAAGATGTGTTATTCGAAGGTTCTACTTTGGTGAATTGGTGGAAAGCTTTGCCTCCTAATCATAAGAAAGAATCGCCCATTAGAAGTCTTGTTGAAATGTCTCAAGGAATAAACATGCAATAG
- the LOC107491360 gene encoding protein EDS1L isoform X1, with product MSLFNFRNCCYGDSKASGVDKDLPQSHEDSLLGLRVDLIKKACALAFKAHKSPKKYYLLEKKNRSWLEADLIIISFHGSWASSDWFVDKSYGVTKINQQLFPSLKSIGNDEAALVNEAFQLRFESILSNSSLKHEVKEAMTKGKQLMFTGHSSGAAMAILATLWVLEEYLTNNNKNKNHKLPQCITFGSPLIGNHIFSHATRRENWSHHFTHFITTLDIMPRILFAPFHSIQPIFSSILQLFNPKSKSSGTDSETDRVISEFYSTVMRNTATVTSYVISNLMDDTNLLLETLPNLVDLSPYRPFGNFIFCAADRPPVVVRNSDVVLQLLFYTARINDMSEVSDVSKKSIMQHLRYEVELQQSFEISNVVYLDQLEELSLAADGSNRLTVSTALDSFGLFQDTIARLRLRAAGEWQKQKYKNEEKVNREFNEKAAATMKHLKDYKETCEISYYDAFKVHKDERDFKANVKRLELAGVWDHIMEMLKKYELPDEFESKAEWIERGTMYRTLVEPLDVANYYRHFKDKDGGPYMDKGSRPKRYRYLQRWLEHAGRMKSEDDYSESCFWAELEEIWKEINDNNGSFEDVKERVLKLETRIKEWFEKGKLDKDVLFEGSTLVNWWKALPPNHKKESPIRSLVEMSQGINMQ from the exons atgtccCTTTTTAATTTTCGGAATTGTTGCTATGGAGACTCCAAAGCTTCTGGGGTGGACAAGGATCTCCCTCAATCACATGAAGATTCCCTATTGGGATTGAGAGTGGATTTAATCAAGAAAGCGTGTGCTTTGGCATTCAAAGCTCACAAATCTCCAAAGAAGTATTATCTTCTTGAAAAGAAGAACAGGAGTTGGTTGGAAGCTGACCTTATTATTATCAGCTTTCATGGATCATGGGCTTCAAGTGATTGGTTCGTTGACAAATCTTACGGGGTAACAAAGATAAACCAGCAATTGTTTCCTTCACTTAAAAGTATTGGCAATGATGAAGCTGCCTTGGTGAATGAAGCTTTTCAGCTGAGATTCGAATCAATTTTAAGCAATTCATCTCTTAAACATGAG GTGAAAGAAGCTATGACAAAAGGGAAGCAGTTAATGTTTACAGGGCACTCTTCTGGTGCTGCAATGGCCATTCTTGCAACACTGTGGGTCTTGGAAGAGTACCTAACTaacaataacaagaacaaaaacCACAAGCTTCCCCAATGTATAACTTTTGGGTCTCCCTTAATTGGCAATCACATATTCTCTCATGCCACAAGGAGGGAAAATTGGTCTCACCACTTCACACATTTTATTACCACTTTGGACATAATGCCACGGATTTTGTTTGCTCCTTTCCATTCTATTCAGCCAATTTTCAGCTCAATTCTCCAACTCTTCAATCCAAAGTCCAAATCTTCTGGCACCGATTCGGAAACAGACCGTGTGATTTCTGAATTTTACTCAACTGTGATGAGAAACACAGCAACAGTTACAAGCTATGTTATCTCGAATCTCATGGATGACACAAATTTGCTACTTGAGACTCTACCCAATCTCGTTGATTTAAGTCCTTATCGACCCTTTGGAAACTTCATTTTCTGTGCCGCAGATCGACCACCGGTTGTGGTAAGAAATTCAGATGTTGTCTTGCAACTTTTATTCTACACTGCTCGGATAAACGACATGTCAGAAGTTTCTGATGTTTCCAAGAAAAGCATAATGCAACATTTGAGGTATGAGGTTGAATTGCAGCAAAGTTTCGAAATTTCGAATGTAGTGTACTTGGATCAACTGGAGGAGCTTTCTTTGGCTGCTGATGGTTCTAACAGATTAACAGTTAGCACAGCCTTGGACAGTTTTGGACTG TTTCAGGACACAATAGCAAGATTGCGCCTTCGAGCAGCTGGCGAGTGGCAGAAACAGAAATACAAAAATGAAGAGAAAGTCAACAGGGAATTTAATGAGAAAGCCGCGGCAACCATGAAGCATTTGAAAGACTACAAAGAAACATGTGAGATAAGTTACTATGATGCCTTCAAGGTGCACAAGGATGAAAGAGACTTCAAAGCAAATGTGAAGAGGCTTGAATTGGCAGGCGTGTGGGATCATATCATGGAGATGCTAAAAAAGTATGAACTCCCCGATGAGTTTGAAAGCAAAGCAGAATGGATTGAGCGCGGTACAATGTACCGCACTCTGGTGGAGCCTCTTGATGTTGCGAATTACTATCGCCATTTTAAGGACAAAGATGGAGGACCATACATGGACAAGGGAAGTAGGCCAAAGAGATATAGGTACTTACAAAGGTGGCTTGAGCATGCAGGGAGAATGAAGAGTGAAGATGATTACTCCGAGTCATGCTTTTGGGCTGAGTTGGAGgaaatatggaaagaaattaatgACAACAATGGTTCATTTGAAGATGTTAAGGAAAGGGTTTTGAAACTTGAGACTCGCATAAAGGAATGGTTTGAGAAAGGGAAATTGGATAAAGATGTGTTATTCGAAGGTTCTACTTTGGTGAATTGGTGGAAAGCTTTGCCTCCTAATCATAAGAAAGAATCGCCCATTAGAAGTCTTGTTGAAATGTCTCAAGGAATAAACATGCAATAG
- the LOC107491359 gene encoding protein EDS1L — protein MAEGSLSDMIGVKDEVVKKACAAAVKANKSPEKPFVLEKIKVSSEAVNIFAFPASWRVADLYVSNGKPFGETKINVEQFPSLRSIGNDEAALVNEASLTRFQLVMSNHTLQNEVSKAITEGKQIIFTGHSSGASMANLITFWTLEEYLNPNKNQHYRPPICITFGAPLIGNHIFSHATNRENWSRYFVHFVMRFDMVPRISLAPFTSIERMFGTILQLFATSRLSALDPTRASAASEFYTTVMRNAATVTSHAACILKGSTNLLLETVTNFVDLSPYRPFGTFVFCAGNGQLTVIRNADAVLQVLFHAAQTSDLSQVSEVAKSSILQHQIQNYEAELQDSLMMQNVVCLDQLERLPLSADGSNSDVVTALDGLGMNPKARLCLRAAGELQKQKRRNEKKISREINTKALPSMNDLEEYKASCALNKGYFDAFKVQKEPRDFQANVKRLVLAGVWDETIEMLKRYELPDDFEGKKDWIDLGTSFRRLVEPLDIANYYRHLKNEDTGPYMIKARPKRYRYTQRWLEHANRTPKAVITESTFWAEVEELCSWTSTNKPFEDVKERVVQLEQNIKGWIQKGEITKDVLLRDPTFVNLWENLPREHKATTSCIANIIV, from the exons ATGGCTGAAGGGTCTCTTTCAGACATGATAGGAGTGAAAGATGAGGTTGTCAAGAAAGCTTGTGCTGCGGCCGTTAAAGCTAACAAGTCACCAGAAAAACCTTTTGTTCTTGAGAAGATAAAGGTTTCTTCAGAAGCCGTTAATATTTTTGCTTTTCCGGCGTCATGGCGTGTCGCGGATTTGTATGTTTCCAATGGCAAACCATTTGGGGAAACCAAGATAAATGTTGAACAGTTTCCATCCCTTAGAAGCATTGGCAATGATGAAGCCGCTTTGGTCAATGAAGCCTCTTTAACAAGATTCCAATTGGTTATGAGCAATCACACACTCCAAAACGAG GTGAGTAAAGCAATCACAGAAGGGAAGCAAATAATATTTACAGGTCACTCCTCAGGTGCGTCAATGGCCAATCTTATAACATTTTGGACCTTGGAAGAGTACCTTAACCCAAACAAGAATCAACACTACAGGCCTCCAATCTGTATCACTTTTGGAGCTCCCTTAATTGGCAATCACATATTCTCTCATGCTACTAATAGAGAAAATTGGTCTCGCTATTTTGTACACTTTGTTATGAGATTTGACATGGTGCCGCGGATTTCGCTTGCACCTTTCACTTCTATTGAACGAATGTTTGGCACAATTCTTCAACTCTTTGCAACCAGCAGGCTTTCAGCGCTTGATCCGACAAGAGCCAGCGCGGCTTCTGAGTTCTACACCACCGTGATGAGGAATGCAGCGACTGTCACAAGCCATGCTGCTTGTATTTTAAAAGGCAGCACAAATTTGCTGCTTGAGACTGTGACCAATTTTGTTGACTTGAGCCCTTATAGGCCCTTTGGAACCTTCGTCTTCTGTGCAGGAAATGGACAGCTAACTGTGATAAGAAACGCTGACGCTGTTCTGCAAGTCTTGTTCCACGCTGCCCAAACGAGTGATTTGTCGCAAGTTTCGGAGGTTGCCAAGAGTAGCATACTGcagcatcaaattcaaaactatGAAGCTGAATTGCAGGATAGCTTGATGATGCAGAATGTAGTGTGCTTAGATCAACTAGAGAGACTTCCTTTGTCTGCCGATGGTTCTAATTCTGATGTTGTGACAGCATTGGATGGCCTTGGAATG AACCCAAAGGCTAGACTGTGCCTCCGAGCGGCCGGCGAGTTGCAAAAGCAAAAACGAAGGAATGAGAAGAAAATCAGCCGCGAGATAAACACGAAAGCTCTGCCAAGCATGAATGATTTGGAAGAATACAAAGCATCATGTGCGTTGAACAAGGGATACTTTGATGCCTTCAAGGTACAAAAGGAACCAAGAGACTTCCAAGCAAATGTGAAAAGGTTGGTGCTTGCAGGGGTGTGGGATGAGACCATTGAAATGCTGAAAAGGTATGAACTCCCGGATGACTTCGAAGGCAAGAAAGATTGGATTGACCTAGGAACGAGCTTTCGCCGCCTTGTGGAGCCGCTAGACATTGCCAACTATTATCGCCACCTCAAGAATGAAGATACAGGACCTTACATGATCAAGGCTAGGCCAAAAAGGTACAGGTACACTCAGAGGTGGCTGGAGCATGCTAACAGGACTCCGAAAGCTGTTATCACGGAATCCACCTTCTGGGCCGAGGTGGAAGAGCTTTGCAGCTGGACTAGCACCAATAAACCGTTTGAGGATGTTAAGGAGAGGGTTGTGCAACTAGAACAAAACATTAAAGGATGGATTCAGAAAGGGGAAATAACTAAGGATGTGTTACTAAGGGATCCTACCTTTGTGAACTTATGGGAGAATCTACCTAGGGAACACAAGGCAACAACATCATGCATTGCTAATATCATTGTGTGA
- the LOC107490949 gene encoding uncharacterized protein LOC107490949, whose translation MAAESSRSCRSRSSAQKREIVCRHGRDPCLEFWDEEQPWATILGIQEECDFFRWADPEADSDDPHVTRMKRKVAAMKARVRDIEWKFKVAAVLGIFGWVVLFCFWWQIWFNQRQEVACVMPLKYG comes from the exons ATGGCTGCCGAGAGCTCACGGTCGTGTCGGAGTAGGTCGTCTGCGCAGAAAAGGGAGATTGTGTGTCGCCATGGGAGAGACCCGTGCTTAGAGTTTTGGGACGAGGAACAACCCTGGGCGACGATTTTGGGG ATCCAAGAGGAGTGTGATTTCTTCCGATGGGCAGACCCAGAAGCAGACAGTGACGATCCTCATGTTACAAGGATGAAGAGGAAAGTTGCGGCCATGAAAGCAAGAGTGAGGGACATTGAGTGGAAGTTCAAGGTTGCTGCAGTGTTAGGGATTTTTGGGTGGGTGGTGTTATTTTGCTTCTGGTGGCAGATTTGGTTTAATCAGAGGCAGGAGGTAGCATGTGTGATGCCATTGAAGTATGGTTGA
- the LOC127747697 gene encoding uncharacterized protein LOC127747697, translated as MSPFFQDMLDGVAGYGPGYIGPSYDSLRVNLLADLKRECQMVVDSYRSAWKETGCTLMADGWTDQRQRMLINFLVYCSKGLCFMKSVDASSMVKNASSLCDLFSEVIEWIGPDNVVHVVTDNAANYVAAGRLISKKFENIHWSPCAAHFLNLILKDISSMPHTSSLATRASKITVFVYNHTVFLSWLRQKENWKEIVHPGPTRFAIVFLTLMSIFERKSELQQLVVDTHFTGHKLGRSANGRAVSAIILDNKFWDDCFTVCQIVSPLIKLLRFVDADDKPSLGIVYEGMLRESPDVMRALLDLVTLHCKVNNLDSVEAMKEIHLYRDRKESFDRPEAVPAAKKLQPDEWWRLFGSSAPCLQKITVRILSQVSAFSGCERNWSLFDQIHTIRRNRLEHDRLNDIVYVTYNLRLKSRKQKSQYDPIDIETIDKVDFWVTEEVVEKEPDLSSNIEDLLHEIDADLDQGGGGSTSTFYAAPLAFSGPSSGNEGDEINEANLQQIMEDFDD; from the exons ATGTCACCTTTTTTTCAAGATATGTTGGATGGTGTAGCTGGCTATGGCCCTGGTTATATAGGTCCTTCTTATGACTCTTTAAGGGTTAACTTATTAGCCGATCTCAAAAGGGAGTGTCAAATGGTTGTTGATAGCTATAGGTCTGCTTGGAAAGAAACTGGATGTACTCTCATGGCTGATGGTTGGACAGATCAAAGACAAAGAATGttgattaattttttggtttattgttCGAAAGGGTTGTGCTTTATGAAATCTGTTGATGCCTCAAGTATGGTTAAAAATGCTTCTAGCTTGTGTGACTTGTTTTCAGAGGTGATTGAATGGATTGGACCTGATAATGTTGTTCATGTAGTAACCGATAATGCTGCGAATTATGTTGCTGCTGGTAGGCTTATTAgtaagaaatttgaaaatattcacTGGTCACCTTGTGCTGCTCATTTCTTGAATCTTATTCTAAAAGATATAAGCAGCATGCCACATACTTCTAGTCTTGCAACACGTGCTTCGAAGATTACTGTGTTTGTTTATAATCATACGGTGTTCTTGTCCTGGctaagacaaaaagaaaattggaaGGAGATTGTTCATCCAGGTCCAACTCGTTTTGCCATTGTCTTCCTTACATTGATGAGTATCTTTGAGCGCAAATCGGAATTACAACAATTGGTTGTTGATACACACTTTACCGGACACAAATTAGGAAGGAGTGCTAATGGTAGAGCTGTGAGTGCAATTATCCTAGACAATAAATTTTGGGATGATTGTTTTACTGTATGCCAAATTGTGAGTCCGTTGATTAAATTGCTGAGGTTTGTAGATGCCGATGATAAACCATCATTGGGAATTGTTTATGAAGGTATGCTGAG AGAATCACCTGATGTCATGCGAGCTTTACTTGATCTTGTTACATTGCATTGCAAGGTTAATAATTTAGATTCAGTTGAGGCAATGAAAGAAATACACTTATATAGAGATCGAAAGGAAAGCTTTGATAGGCCTGAAGCTGTTCCAGCTGCAAAAAAACTTCAACCTG ATGAATGGTGGAGGTTGTTTGGTAGTTCTGCTCCATGTTTACAAAAAATTACAGTTCGCATTCTTAGCCAAGTATCTGCTTTTTCAGGGTGTGAAAGGAATTGGAGTCTTTTTGATCAAATTCATACAATAAGAAGGAATAGATTGGAGCATGATAGGCTAAATGATATTGTGTATGTTACATATAATTTGCGTCTTAAATCCAG aaagcaaaagtcGCAATATGATCCAATCGATATTGAAACTATTGATAAGGTTGATTTTTGGGTGACGGAAGAGGTTGTTGAAAAAGAGCCTGATCTTTCAAGTAATATTGAAGACTTGCTTC ATGAGATTGATGCTGATTTAGATCaaggtggtggtggtagtaCTAGTACATTTTATGCTGCACCACTTGCTTTTTCTGGTCCAAGTAGTGGAAATGAAGGTGATGAAATCAATGAGGCAAATCTGCAGCAAATTATGGaggattttgatgattga